Proteins encoded within one genomic window of Brassica rapa cultivar Chiifu-401-42 chromosome A09, CAAS_Brap_v3.01, whole genome shotgun sequence:
- the LOC103841102 gene encoding uncharacterized protein LOC103841102 has translation MCVRHIYGNVKGRHGKKTELKKLIWWLAWSYNEAEYKERLDRVFNYDSEVFEDVMKTNPTSWVRAFYKIGNFCEDVENNSTESFNSSIVQAREKPLVPMLETIARLAMVRIAARDVKATEHKHICTPYVIEYLQEEHNKAANLEKRSCSCMKWDITGIPCEHGYGVILQKKLEAQDFVCHWFRTSTWRKTYEEGIIPIRGARFWPSSSAPSVHPAPDPDQPGRKKKNAKEKRKKGVNESPVKKKAKTLKRIMHCGICGEANHNSRFHKKGQKDGTSQIKASQGPAAQEI, from the exons ATGTGTGTCAGACATATATATGGAAACGTGAAGGGCAGACATGGGAAGAAGACTGAGCTGAAGAAACTAATTTGGTGGCTTGCATGGAGCTATAACGAGGCAGAATATAAGGAAAGGCTTGACCGTGTGTTCAACTATGATTCAGAGGTATTTGAAGATGTTATGAAGACAAATCCAACTTCTTGGGTAAGAGCATTTTACAAGATAGGCAATTTCTGCGAGGATGTTGAGAACAACTCTACAGAATCTTTCAACAGCTCTATAGTTCAAGCGAGAGAGAAGCCCTTAGTTCCGATGTTAGAAACAATTGCGCGTCTGGCGATGGTCCGTATAGCTGCTAGAGATGTTAAAGCTACCGAACACAAACACATATGTACTCCTTATGTGATTGAGTATCTTCAAGAGGAACATAATAAGGCTGCAAA CTTAGAGAAGAGATCATGTAGTTGCATGAAATGGGATATCACAGGAATCCCATGTGAGCATGGATACGGTGTTATACTCCAAAAGAAACTAGAAGCTCAAGACTTTGTCTGTCACTGGTTCCGGACATCAACGTGGAGAAAGACTTATGAAGAGGGTATAATTCCGATAAGAGGAGCACGGTTCTGGCCAAGTTCATCAGCTCCATCAGTTCATCCAGCCCCTGATCCTGATCAACCTGGCCGCAAAAAGAAGAATGCgaaggagaagaggaagaaaggTGTTAATGAGTCGCCAGTGAAGAAGAAAGCTAAAACTCTGAAGCGAATAATGCATTGCGGAATTTGCGGTGAGGCCAACCACAACTCTCGGTTCCATAAAAAG GGTCAGAAGGATGGAACATCACAAATCAAAGCTTCCCAAGGGCCAGCTGCTCAAGAGATCTAG
- the LOC103839506 gene encoding uncharacterized protein LOC103839506: MSVVSFHEVPSLVDESDDEEAMERNAFRIEEVVAGFIDEAPIRHDIIPESDSDSDAEEEEGQTLSKKQRTRDRDRLRRSDGNLFEGQLFFNGVAFKEAVLDYALKTGYNLKQYRYDKTKLGYCCAGRNVDSVCGWRIYCSTRAESERWQIRVFKDKHSCVPNGECKMIKVPVIARLFVDKIREEMEYYMPKKMEEIIKERWKISVSRPQCQAARNKALRWIDKEYEQQFARLRDYAAEIMESNINSTVEVETVKNKEGQDVFDRFYVCLDVLRRTWKSTCRPIIGVDGCFLRGKTKGQLLVALGRDADNAIYPIAWGVVQVENTDNWLWFVKNIKADLALDDGDGFILISDRQKVSSLSCKCKCL; this comes from the coding sequence ATGTCTGTTGTGTCGTTTCATGAAGTGCCTTCTCTTGTTGACGAATCTgacgatgaagaagctatggagCGAAACGCCTTTCGAATCGAGGAAGTTGTGGCTGGTTTCATTGATGAGGCTCCAATCCGTCATGATATTATTCCAGAGAGTGATAGCGACAGTGATGCTGAGGAGGAAGAGGGACAAACACTTTCGAAGAAACAAAGAACCCGAGATCGTGACCGCCTGAGACGAAGTGATGGAAACCTGTTCGAAGGGCAACTGTTCTTCAATGGAGTGGCATTTAAAGAGGCTGTTCTTGACTACGCATTGAAGACAGGCTATAATCTGAAGCAATATAGATATGACAAAACCAAGCTTGGATATTGTTGTGCAGGAAGAAATGTGGATTCGGTGTGTGGTTGGCGTATCTACTGCTCTACTAGGGCAGAATCTGAGCGATGGCAGATAAGAGTGTTCAAGGATAAGCATAGTTGTGTACCCAATGGAGAATGTAAGATGATTAAAGTCCCTGTTATAGCTAGGTTATTTGTGGATAAGATCAGGGAAGAAATGGAGTATTATATGCCTAAGAAGATGGAAGAAATTATTAAGGAAAGATGGAAGATTAGTGTCTCAAGACCTCAATGTCAAGCTGCTAGAAACAAGGCATTGAGATGGATTGACAAAGAATATGAGCAGCAGTTTGCTCGTCTTCGTGACTACGCAGCTGAGATCATGGAATCAAACATCAATTCTACGGTGGAGGTTGAAACTGTGAAAAATAAAGAAGGCCAGGATGTGTTTGATCGATTTTATGTGTGTCTAGATGTGTTGAGGAGAACATGGAAATCGACTTGTAGGCCAATAATAGGAGTTGATGGTTGCTTCTTAAGAGGAAAAACCAAAGGTCAATTGTTGGTTGCTCTAGGTCGAGATGCTGATAATGCCATCTATCCTATAGCATGGGGTGTTGTACAAGTTGAAAACACTGATAATTGGTTGTGGTTTGTGAAGAACATCAAGGCAGACTTGGCCTTAGATGATGGTGATGGTTTCATATTGATTTCAGACCGTCAAAAGGTGAGTTCTTTGTCTTGTAAATGTAAGTGTCTATGA
- the LOC117127700 gene encoding uncharacterized protein At4g04775-like has translation MSNVSGNSSGSSRRRSRVVGVPKKCWCGFEILPKMSNSVNNPYRRYYRCGYAVAKKLENDDHAFKWVDEGLLDEIETLQRKFGRLEEMVTEILEERELDEKKTFERLEVKLEKEIFERVEAALVETKESVKRVCVVVVIGCVMLIALTKVIG, from the exons ATGAGCAATGTGTCTGGAAATTCGAGTGGATCATCAAGGAGGCGGTCAAGAGTTGTTGGTGTGCCAAAGAAATGTTGGTGTGGCTTTGAGATTCTTCCAAAGATGTCGAATTCAGTGAACAATCCGTACCGACGTTACTATCGATGTGGTTATGCTGTAGCGAAGAAG CTGGAGAATGATGACCATGCTTTCAAGTGGGTTGATGAAGGGTTACTAGATGAGATAGAGACATTACAAAGAAAATTTGGAAGACTTGAAGAGATGGTCACAGAGATTTTGGAAGAACGTGAGCTTGACGAGAAGAAGACGTTTGAGAGATTGGAAGTGAAGCTGGAGAAAGAGATATTCGAGAGAGTTGAGGCTGCATTGGTGGAGACAAAAgagagtgtgaagagagtgtgtGTTGTTGTAGTAATTGGATGTGTTATGTTGATTGCTCTCACAAAAGTTATAGGTTAA